From a single Haladaptatus caseinilyticus genomic region:
- a CDS encoding N-acyl-D-amino-acid deacylase family protein, which translates to MTDLLIEDAKIVDGTGAPWFHGAVGVTDDRITDIYRTTDPDIDATTTLTADGRVVCPGFVDTHSHSDIELFDDPTLAPKVRQGITTEILGQDGFSMAPMYREGGAEEWAKQLGALAGQTDMVWSWGSVGDYLDAVEESGVALNTALLVGHGTVRFNVLGMDSRDPTDEELEEMADLVTEALEDGAVGFSTGLIYTPCTYAGTHEVQELAARLGPYGRPFVAHIRSEGRWIWDAFDEFVDIGAEEGIPLHLSHFKMGGPEQHGKVNRATSLIEAARERGVDFTAEQYPYTAGSTMLSAVLPPWVHAEGPEGTLEYLNDDDARERIRQDITEWRISGWENIGALSGWDNVVIANVESEENIEIEGASVAEIANDRDIEPVDAVCELLVEEELSVSITLHMLDENDVQEILSFERVCVGTDGLFGGKPHPRVYGSYPRILGTYVREKNLLTLEEAIRKMTSLPARAMGLDHKGVIRPGMDADLVVFDPVRVESRATFENPRRYPKGIDHVLVNGEFAVCGGEMTENRPGCAIRK; encoded by the coding sequence ATGACTGACCTCCTCATCGAGGATGCGAAAATCGTGGATGGAACAGGAGCCCCATGGTTTCATGGTGCGGTTGGAGTTACTGATGACAGAATTACTGATATCTACCGTACCACTGATCCTGATATCGACGCGACGACGACGCTGACTGCAGATGGTCGCGTCGTATGCCCAGGGTTCGTCGATACGCACTCTCACTCTGATATCGAACTATTCGACGATCCAACGCTCGCACCGAAAGTTCGACAGGGAATCACGACCGAAATACTCGGGCAAGACGGATTTTCGATGGCACCGATGTATCGAGAAGGAGGCGCCGAGGAGTGGGCGAAGCAACTCGGGGCGCTCGCCGGACAGACGGACATGGTGTGGAGTTGGGGCAGCGTCGGCGACTACTTGGACGCCGTCGAGGAGTCGGGAGTAGCACTAAACACCGCTCTTCTTGTTGGGCATGGAACGGTTCGATTCAACGTCTTGGGGATGGACAGTCGCGACCCGACGGACGAAGAACTCGAGGAAATGGCCGACTTAGTGACAGAGGCACTGGAGGATGGTGCCGTTGGCTTCTCGACTGGCCTTATTTACACTCCCTGTACCTACGCCGGGACACACGAGGTTCAGGAACTTGCTGCTCGACTCGGACCGTACGGACGCCCCTTCGTCGCTCACATTCGGAGCGAAGGAAGATGGATTTGGGATGCCTTCGACGAATTCGTGGATATCGGGGCCGAAGAAGGAATTCCCCTGCATCTTTCACACTTCAAGATGGGTGGCCCCGAGCAACACGGGAAGGTGAACCGGGCGACGTCGCTTATCGAAGCGGCACGCGAACGAGGTGTGGATTTTACTGCCGAACAGTACCCCTACACCGCGGGAAGTACGATGTTATCGGCCGTTCTCCCACCTTGGGTTCATGCGGAGGGTCCGGAGGGAACGCTCGAGTATTTGAACGACGACGATGCCCGCGAGCGGATTCGCCAAGATATCACCGAGTGGCGCATCAGCGGATGGGAGAACATCGGTGCACTCTCCGGGTGGGACAACGTCGTAATCGCGAACGTCGAAAGCGAGGAGAATATCGAAATCGAAGGGGCAAGCGTCGCTGAAATCGCCAACGACCGAGATATTGAACCGGTCGATGCAGTGTGTGAGCTCCTCGTCGAGGAAGAACTCAGTGTGAGCATAACCCTACACATGCTCGACGAGAACGACGTGCAAGAAATCCTTTCGTTTGAGCGGGTATGCGTTGGAACGGACGGGCTTTTCGGAGGGAAGCCGCACCCACGCGTGTACGGTTCTTATCCACGCATTCTCGGGACATACGTCCGCGAAAAGAATCTTCTCACACTGGAGGAAGCGATTCGCAAAATGACCTCGCTCCCTGCTCGGGCGATGGGTCTTGACCACAAGGGCGTCATCCGACCAGGGATGGACGCTGACCTCGTCGTCTTCGATCCCGTTCGAGTCGAGAGTCGCGCCACGTTCGAAAATCCGCGACGGTATCCCAAGGGAATTGATCACGTCCTCGTCAACGGAGAATTTGCCGTTTGTGGAGGCGAGATGACTGAAAACCGTCCTGGCTGTGCCATCAGAAAGTAG
- a CDS encoding Zn-dependent hydrolase codes for MSLTVSNERFRRRFTTFNEIGATNRDGVNRPSLSSANQEARETLVEWFEEANLDVTVDEMGNLFARRAGANDALNPVLIGSHIDSQYNGGRYDGVIGVLGALEVIETLNADGIQTERPIEVVAWSNEEGVRFQPDMLGSGVFAGEFDLEYAYTREDKEGKTFGEELERIGYKGDEPCEPRDLHCYFELHVEQGPQLSESGLSVGVVGGVYGFVWMNAAFTGSADHAGPTPMHLRHDALVATSDVIESVRRITSTGGDDLVGTVGSIDVHPNSINVIPERVDFTLDFRSYDNDIVDHATEQIQREIEHAANRENVEMEYEEIMRVDAEPFDDECIETVERAADAVGTKYMRIVSGAGHDANYLNEICPTSMIFVPSVDGISHTEDEYTEWADVVRGADVLLHAVLEKAKTDGDEQ; via the coding sequence ATGTCACTGACAGTATCTAACGAGCGCTTCCGCAGACGTTTCACCACGTTCAACGAAATCGGTGCGACGAACCGCGACGGCGTAAACCGGCCGTCGTTATCCAGTGCGAATCAGGAGGCACGAGAAACACTTGTCGAGTGGTTCGAAGAAGCGAATCTCGATGTGACTGTCGATGAGATGGGGAACCTCTTTGCCCGCCGAGCCGGTGCAAACGATGCGCTCAATCCGGTACTGATTGGGTCACATATCGATAGTCAGTACAATGGTGGCCGCTACGATGGTGTTATCGGTGTCCTTGGTGCACTCGAAGTCATCGAAACGCTGAACGCCGACGGTATTCAGACGGAACGGCCGATCGAGGTAGTCGCGTGGAGCAACGAAGAAGGAGTACGATTCCAACCGGATATGCTGGGGAGTGGAGTCTTCGCTGGCGAGTTCGACCTTGAATATGCGTACACCCGAGAAGATAAAGAAGGGAAAACGTTCGGTGAGGAACTCGAACGCATCGGGTACAAAGGAGACGAGCCATGTGAGCCAAGAGATCTTCATTGTTACTTCGAACTGCACGTCGAACAAGGACCACAGCTCAGTGAAAGCGGTCTGAGCGTTGGTGTCGTCGGGGGAGTCTATGGATTCGTGTGGATGAACGCTGCATTCACTGGAAGTGCAGACCACGCCGGGCCAACGCCGATGCATCTCCGCCACGACGCCCTCGTCGCGACGAGCGATGTCATCGAATCGGTTCGGCGTATCACGAGCACCGGTGGTGACGACCTCGTGGGGACTGTGGGATCGATAGACGTGCATCCGAATTCGATTAACGTTATTCCCGAACGGGTCGATTTTACTCTGGATTTCAGATCCTACGACAACGACATCGTTGATCACGCAACAGAACAGATACAGCGTGAAATCGAGCACGCTGCCAACCGAGAAAACGTCGAGATGGAGTACGAGGAGATCATGCGTGTCGACGCCGAACCCTTCGATGACGAATGTATCGAAACCGTTGAGCGGGCGGCCGACGCGGTCGGAACGAAGTATATGCGGATCGTCAGCGGGGCAGGCCACGACGCAAACTATCTAAACGAGATCTGCCCGACGAGCATGATATTCGTCCCCAGCGTCGATGGGATCAGCCACACAGAAGACGAATACACCGAATGGGCGGACGTGGTTCGAGGTGCGGACGTACTCCTCCATGCAGTTCTTGAAAAGGCAAAAACGGACGGGGACGAACAATGA
- a CDS encoding threonine ammonia-lyase, producing the protein MTEYDPIDSPDATTIFPYHDLTAPTPADVYKARNIVRRYLPRTPLVRSETLSNVTDADVYLKREDTLPTGAFKVRGGVTIGHRLEDEFRDAGLIAASTGNHGQSVAYAGREFDVPVTVVVPENPNPEKVAAMETFGATVVEHGADYDDAREWAEERAAEEGYRYVHSANEPDLIAGVGTAGLEILEDLPEVDTVVCPVGGGSSAAGYCLSVGALGNAKVIGVQSEGADATYRAFNEGHLDPREQVTTMAEGIASRVPFALTTEIMRERLADMRLVSEETIQKTIRTMFANERLIVEGASSAALGAVQEMNVSGSTVVVPVSGRNLSTTKLHYAVDDG; encoded by the coding sequence ATGACCGAATACGACCCAATCGACTCACCCGACGCAACGACCATTTTCCCGTACCACGACCTTACGGCCCCGACACCCGCGGATGTATACAAAGCGCGGAACATCGTGCGACGCTATCTTCCACGAACGCCGCTCGTTCGGAGCGAAACCCTCTCCAATGTGACGGATGCAGATGTGTATCTGAAACGTGAGGATACGCTCCCGACAGGCGCGTTCAAAGTTCGCGGGGGCGTCACCATCGGTCATCGACTCGAAGACGAATTCCGTGATGCCGGTCTCATCGCTGCTTCGACGGGAAATCACGGTCAATCCGTTGCGTACGCTGGACGGGAGTTCGACGTCCCAGTGACTGTCGTAGTTCCGGAAAACCCGAACCCTGAAAAGGTCGCAGCGATGGAGACGTTCGGTGCAACTGTCGTCGAACACGGTGCTGATTACGACGACGCACGAGAGTGGGCCGAGGAGCGTGCAGCAGAGGAGGGCTATCGGTATGTCCACTCGGCGAACGAACCCGATCTTATCGCTGGCGTCGGTACCGCCGGATTAGAAATACTGGAGGATCTCCCGGAAGTTGACACGGTTGTCTGCCCCGTCGGGGGTGGAAGCAGTGCTGCTGGCTATTGCCTCTCGGTCGGTGCACTCGGGAATGCGAAAGTCATCGGTGTCCAGTCGGAGGGCGCGGATGCAACCTATCGTGCCTTTAACGAAGGACATCTCGACCCCAGGGAACAGGTCACCACGATGGCCGAAGGGATCGCCTCACGTGTTCCGTTCGCGCTCACCACGGAGATCATGCGTGAACGCCTCGCCGATATGCGACTCGTGAGCGAGGAAACTATTCAAAAGACGATTCGGACGATGTTCGCCAACGAGCGGCTCATTGTGGAAGGGGCCTCATCCGCCGCACTCGGTGCAGTGCAAGAGATGAACGTTTCCGGAAGCACCGTCGTCGTGCCCGTTTCAGGGCGCAATCTCTCGACGACGAAACTCCACTACGCTGTCGACGACGGCTAA
- a CDS encoding M81 family metallopeptidase has protein sequence MSDELVLVGDFSHETNTFATTPTDRPKFQERREYLGEQVDHKLRETNTAVGGAIDVAENEQIELVHTVAASATPGGIVPQETYDFYCNQILDAVEKHRDALDGVLLCLHGAMVPEGMEDGEGPLVTKTREIVGDGVPIVVTLDLHGNITDQLVEEADALVAYESYPHIDMGDTGRRGMRILTETMRGETDPTMHIERPPVLAMGPLQNTLEGPMAEVMAKAREYEERDEIWKVNVFPGFHQADIPSMGFSIPVVADGDTDAAKAVARELAEYIWNRREDFVGDFPTPPEAVAEAQRAAADLDAEDGPIVMADVGDNPGGGGAADGTTVLREMIDQELTNAGFAIMHDPDVVADCVNAGVGEHITVTMGGKTDDLHGEAIEDVDGYVKAITDGEFVNTGPMGTGSENHLGTAVHLKCGHENGVSVIVTKNRLQPLDAEIWRHVGIQPERLDVLVVKSTNHYRADYEPLASRVIPINSIGLVAMDPRKFDFNHIRRPQFPLDDMDDGAYPP, from the coding sequence ATGTCTGACGAGCTAGTACTCGTAGGAGATTTCTCACACGAGACGAATACATTCGCGACGACACCGACTGACCGGCCGAAGTTTCAGGAGCGGCGTGAGTACTTAGGGGAACAAGTCGACCACAAGTTGCGAGAAACGAACACCGCTGTCGGCGGGGCAATAGATGTCGCGGAGAATGAACAAATCGAACTCGTCCACACGGTCGCGGCGTCAGCCACTCCTGGGGGAATCGTCCCCCAAGAAACGTACGACTTCTATTGCAACCAAATTCTTGACGCTGTCGAAAAGCACCGCGACGCTCTCGATGGCGTTCTGCTCTGCCTCCACGGAGCGATGGTCCCTGAGGGGATGGAGGACGGCGAGGGCCCCCTCGTAACGAAGACCCGAGAAATAGTCGGCGATGGCGTCCCCATCGTGGTGACGCTCGACCTACACGGAAACATCACCGACCAGCTCGTCGAAGAGGCGGACGCACTCGTCGCCTACGAATCGTACCCACACATAGATATGGGAGACACCGGCCGCCGGGGAATGCGCATTCTCACCGAAACGATGCGTGGAGAAACCGATCCGACGATGCATATCGAACGCCCGCCGGTGCTCGCGATGGGGCCACTTCAAAATACCCTTGAAGGGCCGATGGCCGAGGTGATGGCAAAAGCCCGCGAGTACGAAGAGCGCGACGAGATCTGGAAGGTGAACGTGTTCCCTGGGTTCCATCAAGCAGATATCCCCTCGATGGGGTTCTCGATACCGGTCGTCGCAGATGGGGACACAGACGCGGCAAAAGCGGTCGCCCGCGAACTTGCGGAGTATATTTGGAACCGACGTGAAGACTTCGTCGGAGATTTCCCAACTCCACCCGAAGCGGTCGCAGAGGCGCAACGTGCGGCCGCGGATCTCGACGCCGAAGATGGTCCGATCGTGATGGCAGACGTGGGTGATAACCCCGGCGGCGGCGGCGCTGCAGATGGAACGACAGTCCTGCGCGAAATGATAGACCAAGAGTTGACGAACGCAGGCTTTGCCATCATGCACGACCCAGACGTCGTCGCCGACTGCGTCAACGCCGGCGTAGGTGAGCACATCACCGTAACCATGGGTGGCAAAACAGACGACCTACACGGAGAAGCAATCGAGGACGTTGATGGGTATGTTAAAGCCATAACCGACGGCGAGTTCGTCAACACTGGCCCGATGGGAACGGGGAGTGAGAACCATCTCGGCACAGCGGTACACCTAAAATGTGGCCACGAGAACGGAGTGAGCGTCATTGTCACCAAGAACCGACTGCAGCCACTCGATGCCGAAATATGGCGACACGTCGGCATCCAACCCGAACGACTCGACGTGTTGGTCGTCAAGAGCACGAATCACTATCGTGCAGATTACGAACCACTGGCGAGTCGCGTCATTCCCATAAACAGCATCGGTCTCGTCGCAATGGATCCACGAAAATTCGATTTCAATCACATTCGGCGGCCGCAGTTCCCCCTTGACGACATGGACGATGGTGCATATCCACCATGA